In the genome of Arctopsyche grandis isolate Sample6627 chromosome 13, ASM5162203v2, whole genome shotgun sequence, the window gatatattgtatatgcCAAGTGGtgagttgaaatttttttttgattttagcaTACTTTTTCAGCATTTCTTCCAATGAATCTCTTGgtttaaattgcaattgcaaATACCAGTGCACTGATAATTTTTATCAAGTGTCTGTATATCACGGAAAACTACAACATTCCGCTTATTATGCAtattttaagtatgtaaaaacgtttttaatttcatatacacatattatatactttcatatacataaaagtattatataatatttatacatatgtacttacatatataatttatgttataaaatagCTGATTCATTTTTATTCCAAAGGGCTTTAGATTCATTACACTTGGACTTAGGATCTTGTGCAGTCTTTTATCCGAAAATAAGTTGTGCTAAACTTCGCActgatgtttttatgaattggAACGATACTTTAGGTaagaatacatttatatacatacatataataaaatttaatacaattataaacatttttttatttcagctctCTACGGTGGTATTGTCAACCTTTTCATTGGTGGTTCCATCTTAACTGCTTTTGAAATCatcatatacattttaataagaaaaaagtGTATCAACCGTCGATATCGTCACCCATATCCAACTTTGcaatacatacattgaataaTTATATCTTAATTTGGAGTCTTCATCCATGCCCGTTTAATAATTAGgaatgtaggaatatagcacaactagTACTATACTGAATCGAGGTCGATGATTTCACCTATTTCCCCATCGAACTCAATTACAGCATCGCGTCCTGTACGAATACGTAAAGTCAACCTTGGCCGAATTACCTTCGTTCAAACTAGGACAAAGACACCATCAAATCGCTCCAGATACACAATCACGAGTACACGAGAGCCCCGGAAACGATGATCTTACTACATAGTTACGCACCAACCAAACCTTAAGGAACAGCACACAAAGGATAACCTCGAACACGTAGGAATCTTCCAGAATATGATCTCACCAGCCAAGCTACGCGTTGCACAATTAACTAGTATATAtaaacctatatatatatatatatttatatatatatatatatatatatatatatatatatatatatatatatatatatatatatatatatatatatatatatatatatgtaaaaattcataatgGTTTTTTATAATGGTTAATAAAATAGTTATtttcttttatcaatttatgtaatttaataaattgttaattttctcaacaaaataaataaataaaccatcaGCGCATCATCCTCAGATTCCAGTGAGCTTCTGGAGATCAACCTGCTCACTCCTCCGAAGCAACTATTTCCTTCACCGTACATACACCTGTATTAACTGAGCAATAAAGATTTTCTTCAAAACTGAACTGAGTTTCTATAGACAGATAAACGGTCGAAACCTATCACCCGCCCTATAACTGGttataacttttaaaatataaatttcattttttagctTAGTTTACATTCCAACATTTATTCAAACCACCTTGTTCCCTTTTTCCTGCTTCCCAACACTTCCATTTATCCGACTGCTTTTGAAAACATCTGAATGATTTCAAcagaaatacaatttaaatttaaagaaaaaaaaattatctgaaTGATTTCAACAgaaatacaatttgaaaaattaaatataattcaattcacatttattaattgtttatatgcatatacatacatataatatatacaaatgaacATGACAAATGTGATACTAATTAGCCCCCATGgaattaatttattagaaaGCTCAACGATTAGTATTCCATAATAaattgtacatgtgtacatataattatgtagcaattatttcaaatgaaatcgTAGAATTTTGATGACTTTTATTTGAACACTTTCTTTTCAATATTAAGTACtcaattttaaagcaataacgtttttcaattttttattgaaaaacgttattgctttatttttttgttaaaatagaaTACTTAATTTCCTCATCAGACATATCACatattagtatatatttttatatacacatattagtCAATAATTTTAATGGAATCACCGTGTTTTGTGAGCCTTTACTTCGGGCGGACATTTAgctgaatttttatataaaattattaagtatGACCGATACAGGTTTGAAGTCCACTTTCCATGGTTTACAATATTTaggaacaaataataaaaagaataatcGTTTAACCCGGATCGGTTGGGCAATTACAATAATTGCTAGTTGTATCGCATGTGTTTGGATTTGCATTGTAATAAGAAGAAAATTCAACAACAATCACACAATTACTTCGGTAGCATATGATAATATGGATTccattaatatgtataaaaaacattttatatattcatctaacactgtgtgtacatatgtatttctgttCAAAGGTGGTATcgcatacatatgatatatcaaAAATACCGTTTCCATCCATCGCTATTTGCAATGTGAATAAGGTTTCCAAGAGCAAATTTCAACATTTCAAGAATATTTTGTGAGTTAAtcgatatttttttgaaatatattgacTTATGGACTAATagttagttttatataaaatagattACAAAATAACGTGTCTGAAGAAGAGGCTGATGCATTCGGAAAGTCGTTAAGTTCTCTCCTCACATTTTCTACATTTGATTATCACATGTATAATAACAACACTTATGAACATATTTTCGATATATTGCAAAAGTACAATTATCCAGTGGACATTCTTATGAAGGAGGTACtacatttttatgtatcaatattccaaatatgcacatatatgtacatacatacaaatgtcaaGGCCGTGCGGTAGATTATCCCAGtagttttgatatttgaatttaattttaatataataataatagtcttaattttgatatttaatttaatttttatttcgatattttgtacgctactggtccCAACTAAGTTTTGCCTTCGTTGACTTAGAGCaaggtttcccaaactttttctgcaatggaacacttcgcaaatccggaaattttaacggaacacgtatttttttatgttgggTAACacataatagtaaatataaaaataaaacgtcatAAACATCAGTGTATATTGATCAATACTCACCTTTCAATGTGaagtaaaatatgtttaaatgtCTTGCAGCGTATTAAACCATTCCAAATTTCCCCGGAACACATATTCACGTTCTGTGGAACATCAGTGTTCCacggaacatagtttgggaaacctTGGCTTAGAGTGTACGCACCATAAAAAGCATAGCCTGAAGAGAATTGGATGactacattttataatttaaaaaaaatgtatgtaaggtGGTAGTAAtaacatattaattaaaaattaatcaaattttttgcAGTTACAACAAGATTGTAAAAACTTATTAGTAGCATGTTACATGCGTTCAAAACCAATAAACTGTTCACAATACTTTGAAATGATACAAACTAGTGAAGGATATTGTTGCGCATTCAATTACAAAGGAATAAAACATCTTTTGGATGggtaaaacttttaattttaagattttgtgaatattagtgttttttcaaaaacattttttacagGGACTATACTAATAATTCTGAAGTGAAAAGGGAACCATTTTACGTACGGGGCTATCAAATGTGAGACTTACTTTGAGAGtaaaaatgtgtacataaaactttatatacacacatgtatataaaataataccaaAATATCACTTTTTAGATTTGGAGGAATAAATGTGGTTTTTGAAGTTgacaaaaatgattatttatcaCCAACAAAACCTATTTACGGATCATCTGtcagtttaatttattattaatcaaattatgtgtacatgtgaaaaaaaacatgacatttttcattttttaggtATTGATCAGTGGTCCTATAGATTATCCCGACATAACATCAAAATCAATCACTATTGAATATAACCAACTGATAAAAATTGAAGTCACACCTGCTCTTGTAGAAAGTGCGTCAGATTTATTACATTTGGACCAAGATGATCGAAATTGCTGGATGTTTGACGAAGTCATCTCAATGGATGAATTTTACAGCTTTCAAACTTGTATGACAAGATGTCGGGCATCAGCCATTTATGAAAGATGCGGTTGTATTCCATTTTATTATCCGGACTTTGGATATGGTGTGTAgtattgtataattttgtataattcaAAGAGgaaataattgatatgtatttacttatttcaaatttaagacTTAAGAAGAAAGTGTAGATTAATTGATAATCAATGTCTACGTTCAAATCAAGGTAAGCCTGTATTTTTTGTTagccacttacatatgtagaacgaattatacatacatacatacatacatatgtcctttttattttcagaatatTTCTTTACCGTTATATCTAAAGAATCATTTGGTTTAAATTGCAATTGTAAATACCAATGCtctgattatttttacaaagtGTCTGCTCATAGTAGTAAAATACATCATTCGGCCTTTTATAGTGGATATTTaaagtatgtatttgaaaaagttAATCATCAATTTTTCCGTTTTCATTGTGATCTTATTTTACTTGacgatattgaatttatttatataagtatttttggAATCAATTTTCAAGCCACTTACACCGACTCAATGTATTTGAAATTtcgcatacataaatttatttgttatagTACCAGTATACaatattctattaaaaaaaatttattaccgTAAtcctacaaaaaaaaactttaaatataatctGTTTACTTGGTTACTGTATAAATTTAGGGCTTCCATGCCGGCTAAAACCGAAActgaaaaaccggctttttaccatttttcaaaaacgcggaaaccggcttttttggctcgatcaaccggctttttaagattttctttaactgatgttttgttcctcaaaattaacaattatgaatttcaaatttcaacgaaagatcgaaaaaaatgtgtaaatccAAACTTTCTTGGGGACTAggcgtatatttatttgaacaaaaaaaaatagatttagatatatattatattctctggctttgagatttagtaaagaacgaagaccaggtcataaactaTTGACAGTAgctaatttaaatcatttaattatttgtgcataTTCAAGGTCTGCCACTTTACGGttgtgatatataatacaaattttattattaaaatttatattaaatttaaataaaattttattattaaaatttatattaaatttaaataaaattttattattaaaatttatattaaatttaaataaaatcttattattaaattttaaatttgtaataataatattatatataataataatcttataAAAGTTAATAATGGTTAtaactaaatttaatttataagcaattatttctttgcataatataatatattaacaatttatttttcgacataaaaatttaaaatttaaaaaaatctaaattttttgaaaccggtgaaagccggttagccggctttttatttgtaaaaaaacgaaAACTGGTTTTTTCTTTCgggtggttttttggaacccctagtatCAATTATTTAACATTCAGTACttgcattgtaaaaaaaataaacatttaaaaccatgtatttttattgaaaatgttgCCTCAATTACATATTGTTTTAAGGAAATCAGACAGAGTGAAAATAGGAATGATGGCAGTTTATTATCCCAAGATAAGCTCTTCTAAATTTCGCActgatatttttatgaattggaACGATACTTTaggtaataatatttattatttcttaatatttattatatccaaaaatacgatttaattaaattaaatgggtaaaactttttttttcagcttTCTATGGTGgcattgttaattttttcattGGAGGTTCCATTCTTACTTCTTTTGAAATCAtcatatatctattaaaaaaagtatatcgTAAACGTCAACAATCACGTATAATCCAAttcattgaataaaaacacTATCATaagtcattttatattttattttgtttttatacacaGTCATCATccattataaaatttgtacCTTATTTATCTTACATATATCCACTTATATCAACACATCATATCAATACCTTTCAAGTCAAAAACTGTTTTAGCCTACATTCCTTTGGAAACCATTTTgtcaatcaatttaattttgttgaaatgaaaatacaaataatgttgaaaatgaaaataaagttgCTGTCTTAagaaaccttttttttcaactttataaaaattacgtttgtcatacacatatgtatgtgtatattttctttATGAAGATCATTAGAATAAACAATAGTTTCGTTTCTTTCAGTCATTTACAGGacatcatacaaaatttaatacatttttcacaTAGCTTTGACCCAGTACTGTGGACTGattaaatcatttaaacattatattttagaaGCAATATTCCATTTAAagatataattataattgataaacgAGAGATAACCTTATGTTTGTTTATAGAGATTTTAAAGTCAATTATGATGTAAATGTACATTAGCTACCACTAATGTGTAcccttttgtatatatgtacatacatacatatgggatCCATGAATGTGTGCGGGAGGATATTCAAAGTCAAAGCCTTTACCAACTCGTTTTAATGTCTAGCTTCAGGCTCGGCCATCGCCGGAGTGCCCGAATGACAGCCAGAGTTCTAccaacttaaaatattctcagTCATTCCAAtcctacatacgtatgtagttcTACACTAATATCTATGCTTATTTTAGCAAAAACCCTTTTAATATGTCCAATAAagtgtttaaaatatatattattttataatgtttatatcaatttagCACTGTTCAATTAGCACTGTTGTATTATATTCCCGTTGTTTTAAAAGTTTCcggaaaaatcaaaatcaaaagtttccggaaacccatagtttgaaatcaaaaattcatgtcatttttgttaaaaatttatatattaattttaaataataaaaaattatttatatattaattttaaatatattaattacatttataattaatattgttttattcgtAGTCGAATACATAGCAGGTATAAGGAAGGACCATCTTTTCCGTTATGCACTAGCAAAATTAACTATTACCAATTAAATGTGAACTGCACAGCTGCACCCGATATCCTTCTGAGTAAAAAGTCATAAAATGTATTGCCTAGAACTGGAAATACCCAAAGGAAGCCGAAAgtcgacatttttttcaaaggcatgaaataactattgaacattagtttggtcatATCTACGTTAATGTTTAATCCTACTCTTCTACTTTCTCTGTCCAGCTATGCTAGTCTGTTATGTAGGTCAGTTGGATCACGAGccattaaaactatatcgtctgcgaaccgaaggtgactcaagaagcgaccgttgatgcttactccggctgtgtcccatTCCACGTTCCTGAACACGCCCTCAAGCAACGCATTGAATAGTTTAGGAGATATCGTGTCTCCTTGCCTTACTCCTTTTCCAATGCTAAATATATCTGTaccagaaaaaaaattaacctaAGCCATggcgttcttatatattgcagctaacagccccacataagGTTCCACCATTCTCTGTGTTTGTAGGGCGTTGAATACTGCATTGTGACTAAGTGTGttgaaggctttctcataatcgacgattCCTAGACACAATGGCCGTTGGTATttgttggcgcgctcgattagttcgccaactacttggaggtgatCCATTGTGCAGAAATTTtcccctaaaccctgcctgttaTATAGGTTgtttctcgtcgaggatattcttcagcctttctgtaataacctttgTGAAGAGCTTTGTgaaccgctgaaagtagaccaatgggtcgctttgatatcgcttttatcaccttttttgtggatttaattatataaatatacatatatcggaaACCAATTGTTCTGAAATTGGGATGACACCACTGattgtattgtacattaatgtatgtatgtacatatttatttacatttaatccAGGCGTTGTACTtatgtatagatatactatCTTCATTTTACATTTGCTGATGAAAGCTCGTTTTTGAATTATTGACTAGATATGTATTACAATCATTCGTGTAATTACGAAGCTTTTTAATTAACGTATCGATGTAATGGTAAGAAATCAATTTCACTATAAAACACGTGCAATATCAGAATTGATTGCGGATACTCACGAGACATGAAGTCTGCAAAGTTGTATTTTAGCCAGTGTTCTATCAATGGTTTCAATTACATTTTCGATCCTAGCAAAAAACAAACACCTCTATCACATCGAATCGGATGGACTTTGGCAGTTATCATAAGTTGCGGATTATGTATTTGGCTAGCAATTTTGATTAACGATACTGTTCTCAATACGCATACTATAACTTCGGTAAGTTTTActtaattgttatttatatataaataaaataaattaaccgATAAATCATACACTACtgcagcgtttctcaacctggGTCCACATGGTCCCCTTCGAAGAAGGGTTGCCAAACTTTTTGAAACGACTTaagctattttttaaattaaattttatttaactacTTGAAACTATTTGAACGGGACTGTACCGAGTTCAGCAGACAAATCCTGAATCCCGCATTGCCTCTAAAAATCCCgacaataaaatttgtatatgtacgaaAATGTACGTTAAAATGTTAAAGAGGCTCGTTAAAGAGTTAAAGGAAATGTATGTTAAAGAGTTAACGATAGTTAAAGTGGCTCgcttaatttttttacagaaatgtTTCGACTTCAAAAGTAACAAATTTCAATCATACCTATGTTTTGTCGTTAAAACCAAACATGAAAGTCAAATTTTCGCCAATTAAAGGATTAACAAAACAGTTACTTGCGATTTTGACCTTCTATACGAAGATGTCTGTTTATTCGACAATTTTTTACTGAATATGACTAaagtaaacttaaaaaaataatttttgagaaatggataacatttttaaatatcattcaTTTGTAGGAAATTGTGGTCCACATCCTCTCAATTCCACAATCCAATACAATTTGCGAAAGAATATTTAGTCTAATGAGTGCAGTCCGGAGAAAGTAGAGAAACAGATTATTATCAAAAACCGTAGAAACTGAATTAATGAAGTAAAATTTTGATGacgataaaattataatgacttaagaaaaaaaatatcgagCAAAGATGgcgaacatattttgaaacaagtAAGAGCtcagaaaaatacttttaataaaaCAGCCGTATACAgatgtactttttattttatataaata includes:
- the LOC143921675 gene encoding pickpocket protein 28-like; this translates as MTDTGLKSTFHGLQYLGTNNKKNNRLTRIGWAITIIASCIACVWICIVIRRKFNNNHTITSVVSHTYDISKIPFPSIAICNVNKVSKSKFQHFKNILLQNNVSEEEADAFGKSLSSLLTFSTFDYHMYNNNTYEHIFDILQKYNYPVDILMKELQQDCKNLLVACYMRSKPINCSQYFEMIQTSEGYCCAFNYKGIKHLLDGDYTNNSEVKREPFYVRGYQIFGGINVVFEVDKNDYLSPTKPIYGSSVLISGPIDYPDITSKSITIEYNQLIKIEVTPALVESASDLLHLDQDDRNCWMFDEVISMDEFYSFQTCMTRCRASAIYERCGCIPFYYPDFGYDLRRKCRLIDNQCLRSNQESFGLNCNCKYQCSDYFYKVSAHSSKIHHSAFYSGYLKASMPAKTETEKPEIRQSENRNDGSLLSQDKLF